One window from the genome of Candidatus Chlorohelix allophototropha encodes:
- a CDS encoding PLP-dependent aminotransferase family protein, producing MSVIWNDLFSERALRMKSSAIRELLKLTEHPDFISFAGGLPAPEVFPVEAIERATVTIMREHGAQALQYGLTEGYTPLRELIAARLNHEGMKVSTENIMITTGSQQALDLLGKIFINHDDYILTESPTYLGALQAWNSYQAAYLTVSTDDDGMITDELEQLLQKHPKFIYALPNYQNPGGFTMSGERRLELARLSAKYNLPIVEDDPYGELRYEGEPLPTLLSLSAAYYPPSDSYTGNVIRLCTFSKILAPGLRLGWVVAAPEVIFKLAQAKQGADLHTSSLNQFLAYELLQSGFLDEHIHLIRQTYTERRNVMLQSLQEFFPLEVRWTKPKGGMFLWVTLPNGMDSSELLKTAIERKVAFVPGRSFFPNGGGENTMRLNFSNSTPQKIREGIRLLGELLKEHISQPTPAVVS from the coding sequence ATGTCAGTTATATGGAATGATTTGTTCTCAGAGCGGGCGTTGCGTATGAAAAGCTCCGCCATCCGCGAATTGCTGAAACTCACCGAACACCCGGATTTTATTTCCTTCGCGGGCGGCTTACCCGCTCCCGAAGTTTTCCCGGTAGAAGCGATAGAACGCGCTACCGTCACCATTATGCGCGAACACGGCGCACAGGCTTTGCAATATGGCTTGACCGAAGGCTACACCCCCTTGCGCGAACTCATCGCCGCCCGTCTGAATCATGAGGGCATGAAAGTCAGCACCGAGAACATCATGATTACCACCGGGTCGCAACAGGCGTTAGACCTACTCGGCAAAATATTCATAAATCATGACGATTATATCCTGACCGAATCGCCCACCTATCTGGGCGCATTGCAAGCGTGGAACTCCTATCAAGCGGCTTACCTGACCGTATCCACCGATGATGATGGCATGATAACCGATGAGCTTGAGCAACTTTTGCAAAAACACCCCAAGTTCATCTATGCCCTGCCCAACTACCAGAATCCGGGCGGCTTTACTATGAGCGGAGAACGCCGCCTTGAGCTTGCTCGCCTTTCCGCAAAATATAACCTACCGATAGTGGAGGATGACCCCTACGGAGAGTTGCGCTACGAGGGTGAGCCGTTGCCCACCTTGCTATCATTGAGCGCAGCCTATTATCCTCCTAGCGATTCTTATACGGGCAACGTGATTCGCCTTTGCACCTTCTCCAAAATCCTCGCACCCGGTTTGCGGTTGGGTTGGGTGGTAGCTGCGCCCGAAGTCATTTTCAAGCTGGCACAGGCAAAGCAAGGCGCAGATTTACACACTTCCTCGCTCAACCAGTTCTTAGCATACGAGCTTTTGCAGAGCGGCTTCCTCGATGAGCATATTCACCTTATCCGCCAGACCTACACCGAACGGCGCAATGTGATGCTACAATCGCTTCAAGAATTTTTCCCTCTGGAAGTGCGTTGGACTAAACCAAAGGGCGGCATGTTCCTATGGGTGACGCTGCCGAATGGCATGGACTCTAGCGAATTGCTCAAAACCGCCATCGAGCGCAAGGTTGCTTTTGTGCCGGGGCGCAGTTTCTTCCCGAACGGCGGCGGCGAAAACACCATGCGCCTGAATTTCTCGAATTCTACGCCGCAAAAAATTCGGGAAGGTATAAGATTACTCGGCGAACTTTTAAAAGAGCATATCAGCCAACCCACTCCGGCGGTTGTTAGCTGA